A region from the Spirochaeta thermophila DSM 6192 genome encodes:
- a CDS encoding ABC transporter permease, with product MKRYFTRKIGVYLLTFFVAVTIDWLIPRFMPGDPIQSMLARAQLRPDAYKIIYSHYTQAFGLDLPLWKQYLNFWGAIFRGDLGISIYRFPTPVMEVIMEAVPYDIALLLPAVLLSWWAGNKFGAFAARRKRLDNTLLPVGYFLTATPYMWMAIILAWVLGTTFGIFPIAGAYSFGLVPHLSVRFFLDLLWHWFLPFLSLFLVMFGGWAIGMRNMIIYELEADYSRYLEALGTPRKLIRRYAFRNAILPQVTGLALQLGTIVAGALVTEQVFSYPGIGYQILAAIQNKDYFLLQGCFLFIIIGVLLANFFIDVIYILIDPRTRYGLTGESA from the coding sequence GTGAAACGCTACTTCACCCGGAAGATAGGTGTCTATCTCCTCACGTTTTTCGTGGCCGTCACCATCGACTGGCTCATTCCCCGGTTCATGCCGGGGGATCCCATACAGTCGATGCTCGCGAGGGCCCAGCTCAGGCCCGATGCGTACAAGATCATCTACAGCCACTACACTCAGGCCTTCGGGCTCGATCTGCCCTTGTGGAAACAGTATCTCAATTTCTGGGGGGCGATCTTCAGGGGTGATCTCGGGATCAGCATCTACCGGTTCCCCACGCCGGTGATGGAGGTCATCATGGAGGCCGTACCCTATGACATCGCGCTCCTCCTTCCCGCCGTGCTCTTGAGTTGGTGGGCGGGGAACAAGTTCGGGGCCTTCGCCGCCAGACGGAAGCGGCTCGACAATACCTTGCTGCCCGTGGGGTACTTCCTCACGGCCACTCCCTACATGTGGATGGCGATCATACTCGCCTGGGTGCTCGGCACCACCTTCGGGATCTTTCCCATCGCCGGGGCCTACAGCTTCGGTCTGGTGCCGCATCTCTCGGTGCGATTCTTCCTCGATCTCCTCTGGCACTGGTTTCTCCCCTTTCTGTCGCTTTTCCTTGTGATGTTCGGGGGATGGGCCATAGGTATGCGGAACATGATCATCTACGAGTTGGAGGCGGACTACTCCCGCTATCTCGAGGCCCTGGGTACACCCCGCAAGCTCATCCGCCGGTATGCCTTCCGGAACGCCATCCTGCCCCAGGTGACCGGACTCGCCCTCCAGCTGGGGACGATCGTCGCGGGAGCCCTCGTGACCGAACAGGTCTTCTCCTATCCCGGCATAGGATATCAGATCCTGGCCGCCATTCAGAACAAGGACTACTTCCTCCTCCAGGGATGTTTCCTCTTCATCATCATCGGGGTGCTTCTCGCGAACTTCTTCATCGACGTAATTTACATTCTCATCGATCCGAGAACCCGTTACGGACTTACAGGAGAGTCGGCATGA
- a CDS encoding ABC transporter ATP-binding protein has protein sequence MLELQHVSKIYRIGAFGRKTLRAVDDVSFDIEDGEVVSLIGESGSGKTTIGKMILRLIGISEGKILFDGKDISLLKGASLKEYYRHVQGVFQDPFSSYNPIFKADRIFSLVKEEFYPSVPASEWKEKVEGALRAVGLNPPDVLNKYPHQLSGGQLQRFLIARALLLDVKFLVADEIISMLDASTRVDVLNLIGDLKARGLSVLFITHDLALGYYIGDKAVIMYKGKVVEMGSTEKVYHETLHPYTKMLMAAVPRLDEKWEDVELRLKEQAGDGSLGCPYYGRCPVAEDRCRVENPPLHRVDEDHWVACWKYYEGKDG, from the coding sequence ATGCTTGAACTACAGCATGTCTCGAAGATCTACAGGATAGGGGCCTTTGGACGGAAGACCCTGAGGGCGGTGGACGATGTGAGCTTCGATATCGAGGACGGAGAGGTGGTCTCGCTCATCGGGGAGAGCGGAAGCGGAAAGACCACCATCGGGAAGATGATCCTCAGGCTGATAGGGATTTCGGAGGGGAAGATCCTCTTCGACGGCAAGGATATCTCCCTCCTCAAGGGGGCGTCGCTCAAGGAGTACTATCGTCACGTGCAGGGGGTCTTCCAGGATCCCTTCAGTTCGTACAACCCCATCTTCAAAGCTGATCGTATCTTCAGCCTGGTGAAGGAAGAATTCTACCCTTCGGTGCCCGCCTCCGAGTGGAAAGAAAAGGTCGAAGGGGCCCTCCGTGCGGTGGGCCTCAACCCTCCCGACGTGCTCAACAAGTACCCCCACCAGCTGAGCGGGGGCCAGCTCCAGCGGTTCCTCATCGCCCGGGCTCTGCTCCTCGACGTGAAGTTCCTGGTGGCAGACGAGATCATCAGTATGCTGGATGCCTCCACCCGCGTGGACGTGCTCAACCTCATAGGCGATCTCAAGGCGCGGGGGCTTTCGGTCCTCTTCATCACGCACGATCTCGCCCTGGGGTACTATATAGGTGACAAGGCGGTGATCATGTACAAGGGGAAGGTGGTGGAAATGGGCTCCACCGAGAAGGTCTACCACGAGACCCTCCATCCCTACACGAAGATGCTCATGGCGGCGGTGCCCCGCCTTGATGAGAAGTGGGAGGATGTGGAGCTGCGCCTCAAGGAGCAGGCGGGGGACGGGAGTCTGGGGTGCCCCTACTACGGCCGGTGTCCCGTGGCGGAGGACCGTTGCCGTGTGGAGAATCCACCCCTTCATCGAGTGGACGAGGACCACTGGGTGGCGTGCTGGAAGTACTACGAGGGAAAGGACGGTTGA
- the argA gene encoding amino-acid N-acetyltransferase, whose protein sequence is MNLQEHVELIREVFYYLRRFRGATFVVKVDYRALQAPHAPLLVRDIALLRQAGINVILVPGAKERIDEICRQYGISWEEKDGVRISPEEAMPFIEMAAFDVSTRLMTALAGEGIHAVVGNWVRARSLGVIDGVDFLRTGRVDRVNIEPVVKLLHDEIVPIFPCVGWNAQGKPYNISSNELAGTIAAQLSAEKLFYLIDRPGYRAADLLLPEGVVLTEEGYISRLTVEQAEALLEMNPGSRSHLEHIAHAARACRAGVDRVHILNAMIDGVLLKEIFSNLGVGTMIHRNEFESIRPMREEDVPAVLRLMDPLIREGVLLPRSADQLRNEYQNFYVYELDGSIYGCGALYIYGKEGEVAGLAMDSTVRHLGIGRRLTTFLIDQARKAGLTRLFALTTQASDWFEQMGFSLSSPEELPPERRRRYLPSRNSRVYVKDLDHD, encoded by the coding sequence ATGAACCTTCAGGAGCACGTGGAACTCATACGGGAGGTCTTCTACTATCTCCGCAGGTTCCGGGGAGCCACCTTCGTGGTGAAGGTGGACTACCGTGCGCTGCAGGCCCCCCACGCTCCACTCCTGGTGAGAGACATCGCGCTCCTCAGACAGGCGGGAATCAACGTGATCCTCGTTCCCGGGGCAAAGGAGCGGATCGACGAGATCTGCAGGCAGTACGGCATCTCCTGGGAAGAGAAGGACGGGGTGCGCATCTCGCCGGAGGAGGCCATGCCCTTCATCGAGATGGCGGCCTTCGATGTTTCCACCAGGCTCATGACCGCCCTTGCGGGCGAGGGGATCCATGCCGTGGTGGGCAATTGGGTGCGGGCCCGGAGCCTCGGGGTGATAGACGGGGTGGACTTCCTGCGCACCGGAAGGGTGGATCGGGTGAACATCGAGCCGGTCGTAAAGCTCCTTCACGATGAGATCGTTCCCATCTTCCCCTGTGTGGGGTGGAACGCCCAGGGCAAGCCTTACAACATCTCCTCCAACGAACTCGCCGGTACCATCGCCGCCCAGCTCTCCGCAGAGAAACTCTTCTACCTCATCGACCGACCGGGGTACAGGGCCGCCGATCTCCTCCTCCCCGAAGGGGTGGTGCTCACCGAGGAAGGGTATATCTCCCGACTCACCGTGGAACAGGCCGAGGCCCTCCTCGAGATGAATCCGGGCAGCCGCTCCCATCTCGAGCACATCGCTCATGCGGCTCGTGCGTGCAGGGCCGGCGTGGACCGTGTACACATCCTCAACGCCATGATCGACGGGGTCCTCCTCAAGGAGATCTTCTCCAATCTGGGGGTGGGGACCATGATTCACAGGAACGAGTTCGAGAGCATTCGGCCCATGCGCGAGGAGGATGTTCCCGCGGTGCTCCGGCTCATGGATCCCCTCATCCGCGAGGGTGTGCTCCTCCCGAGGAGCGCGGATCAGCTTCGGAACGAATATCAGAACTTCTACGTGTACGAGCTCGATGGGAGCATCTACGGGTGCGGAGCTCTCTATATCTATGGGAAGGAAGGTGAGGTGGCCGGGCTGGCCATGGACTCCACGGTGCGGCACCTGGGGATCGGGCGGAGGCTCACCACCTTCCTCATCGATCAGGCGCGCAAGGCTGGACTCACGCGTCTCTTCGCCCTCACGACGCAGGCCTCGGATTGGTTCGAGCAGATGGGCTTTTCGCTTTCTTCCCCTGAGGAGCTTCCTCCCGAGCGCCGTCGTCGCTACCTTCCTTCCCGCAACTCCCGAGTGTACGTGAAGGACCTGGACCACGACTGA
- a CDS encoding ROK family transcriptional regulator yields the protein MANARTINAINISRVLRHVWHFPRKSRSEIAEDLGLDKSTVTKIVASLEQMGLVVPREEGPSGPRGGRKPIYLGINPSFGMVLGFELHTTTYSAIALDFTGRELFYKEAALPKEDDIILITVRMIEETREDVRALGLPLAGIGIGLSGLVDPFEGVVHRSNPLDITSPTALVPPLETRFGLPVFIENDANCCCWADLLQTRGAREGNALFILSEFRQTSAHTVPQMGVGIGMAFLFHEGVFYGDHFIAGEFKSILWRPPNVTQFSIPDEEAARIPDPQVVRKVIVELGKHVAFLANTLDLSRIVVCGDLEAFEHEVKTIFMEEIQENWLYPEQTSPRIEMSPLKEKTVAYGAAGCFLERLFSVPEVVPGSRVLPSGLHLLELVLEHWQRGES from the coding sequence ATGGCTAATGCTCGTACCATCAACGCCATCAACATCTCGCGGGTCCTCAGACACGTGTGGCACTTTCCCAGGAAGAGCAGGAGCGAGATCGCCGAGGATCTGGGCCTCGACAAGTCCACCGTCACGAAGATCGTGGCATCCCTCGAACAGATGGGGCTCGTCGTTCCCCGTGAGGAAGGCCCCTCGGGTCCACGCGGCGGGAGGAAGCCCATCTACCTGGGCATCAACCCTTCCTTCGGGATGGTCCTGGGGTTCGAACTCCACACCACGACGTATTCCGCCATCGCGCTCGACTTCACCGGAAGGGAACTCTTCTACAAGGAGGCCGCCCTCCCGAAGGAGGACGACATCATCCTCATCACCGTCCGCATGATCGAGGAGACCAGGGAGGATGTCCGAGCCCTCGGCCTCCCGCTCGCCGGCATAGGGATAGGGCTCTCGGGTCTGGTCGATCCCTTCGAAGGGGTGGTGCACCGTTCCAACCCCTTGGACATCACCTCCCCCACCGCACTCGTCCCTCCCCTCGAGACACGGTTCGGACTTCCCGTGTTCATCGAGAACGACGCGAACTGCTGTTGCTGGGCCGACCTTCTCCAGACGAGGGGGGCCCGTGAGGGGAACGCCCTCTTCATCCTCTCGGAATTCCGCCAAACGAGTGCCCACACCGTTCCCCAGATGGGGGTCGGCATCGGCATGGCGTTCCTCTTTCACGAGGGGGTCTTCTACGGCGATCACTTCATCGCAGGAGAGTTCAAGAGCATCCTCTGGCGGCCCCCGAACGTCACCCAGTTCAGCATCCCGGACGAGGAGGCGGCGCGCATACCCGACCCTCAGGTGGTGAGGAAGGTCATCGTGGAACTGGGCAAGCACGTGGCATTCCTGGCGAACACCCTCGACCTGAGCCGGATCGTGGTCTGCGGTGATCTGGAGGCCTTCGAGCACGAAGTGAAGACCATCTTCATGGAAGAGATTCAGGAAAACTGGCTCTATCCGGAGCAGACTTCCCCCCGCATCGAGATGTCGCCTCTCAAAGAGAAGACCGTGGCCTACGGCGCCGCGGGGTGCTTCCTCGAGCGTCTCTTCAGCGTGCCGGAGGTGGTCCCCGGCTCCAGGGTCCTTCCCTCGGGCCTACACCTCCTCGAGCTGGTGCTCGAGCACTGGCAGCGGGGGGAATCCTGA
- a CDS encoding nucleoside-diphosphate kinase, with protein MGTQEITRTLCLVKPDGVRRGLVGRILTRFEDAGLKIVAMKMLVPDEERARRHYRYEDIAVRHGEAVWNRLVQFLCSGPVVAFVLEGVDVVPVVRKLCGSTEPASAPPGTIRGDFAHHTYEYTNSAQGSVRNLIHASATDEEAAYEISVWFREEELVSGYKRSDEAEHYLS; from the coding sequence ATGGGAACACAGGAGATCACGCGTACCCTCTGTCTCGTCAAGCCTGATGGCGTGCGGCGAGGGTTGGTGGGAAGGATCCTCACGAGGTTCGAGGATGCGGGCCTCAAGATCGTGGCCATGAAGATGCTCGTGCCCGACGAGGAGCGCGCACGACGTCACTACCGGTACGAGGATATTGCGGTACGACACGGGGAGGCCGTGTGGAACAGGCTCGTGCAATTCCTCTGTTCCGGCCCCGTGGTGGCCTTCGTGCTCGAAGGGGTGGACGTGGTGCCGGTCGTGAGGAAGCTCTGCGGCAGCACGGAGCCCGCTTCCGCCCCCCCTGGGACCATCAGGGGCGATTTTGCCCACCATACCTATGAATACACCAATTCGGCCCAAGGGAGCGTCCGCAATCTCATCCATGCTTCGGCTACGGACGAGGAGGCCGCATACGAGATATCGGTGTGGTTCCGGGAAGAAGAGCTCGTCTCCGGATACAAGAGGTCGGACGAGGCCGAGCACTATCTCTCCTGA
- a CDS encoding ABC transporter permease: MSDREMIHEVEQGAEPPQGVKPQMSSFRELLFFAWRNTRVRIGVAIVGFFLLVALVGPLFAKYDPNEYVGPPNQPPSAEYWFGTTTFGQDVYSQFVYGLRPVFIVGLLGGGLGTLIGMLIGFVAGYRGGVVDEALNMLTNIVIVIPTFALLLIIAAYLKVRSIFSEALFIGFTAWPWAARAIRAQTFSLRAREFVDLARISGMRSGKIILTEIAPNMMSYLFMTFILQFGGAILNAATLDFIGLGPTNAISLGLMMNNAVLWSALQLGVWWWFVPPGLAIAAIVGALYITNVGLDEVFNPKLREM; encoded by the coding sequence ATGAGTGACAGGGAAATGATACACGAGGTAGAGCAGGGGGCCGAGCCTCCCCAAGGGGTCAAGCCTCAGATGTCGTCTTTCAGGGAGCTCCTGTTCTTCGCATGGAGGAACACGCGGGTGAGGATAGGGGTGGCCATCGTGGGATTCTTCCTCCTCGTGGCCCTCGTGGGTCCTCTCTTTGCGAAGTACGATCCGAACGAGTACGTGGGGCCTCCGAATCAGCCTCCGAGCGCGGAGTACTGGTTCGGGACCACCACCTTCGGCCAGGATGTGTACAGCCAGTTCGTCTATGGCCTGAGACCCGTGTTCATCGTAGGCCTCCTTGGAGGAGGGCTCGGCACCCTCATCGGCATGCTCATAGGGTTCGTCGCGGGCTACAGGGGCGGGGTCGTCGATGAGGCCCTCAATATGTTGACCAATATCGTGATCGTGATTCCCACCTTCGCCCTCCTCCTCATCATTGCGGCCTACCTCAAGGTGCGGAGTATCTTCAGCGAGGCCCTCTTCATAGGGTTCACCGCGTGGCCGTGGGCGGCGCGTGCCATCAGAGCGCAGACCTTCTCCCTGCGGGCCAGGGAGTTCGTGGACCTCGCGCGGATATCGGGGATGCGTTCGGGGAAGATCATCCTCACCGAGATCGCCCCCAACATGATGTCGTACCTCTTCATGACGTTCATCCTCCAGTTCGGTGGTGCCATCCTCAATGCGGCGACTCTCGACTTCATCGGTCTCGGTCCCACCAACGCCATATCCCTGGGACTCATGATGAACAACGCGGTGCTCTGGAGCGCGCTCCAGCTCGGTGTGTGGTGGTGGTTCGTGCCGCCCGGGCTTGCGATCGCTGCCATAGTGGGGGCCCTCTACATCACGAACGTAGGGCTCGACGAGGTCTTCAACCCCAAACTCAGGGAGATGTGA
- a CDS encoding ABC transporter substrate-binding protein — MRKAFTVVLSLFLLAGVVFASGQAAQQAGAAPSQQVVEFPRNETLYSSGTMWAPPSNWNPYTPWAVATGTIGLCYEPLFLYDPLKDEFIPWLAESGKWVDDKTYELKVREGITWQDGKPLTAEDVKFTFELAKQQSVSLSAIWDWLAEIVKVDDYTLRFTFSDPRYQSWDNILYTQGIVPKHIFEGKEDVANDANENPVGSGAYKYYGHSEDRMIWVRNDDWWATKLLGKKVAPKYIVDIRNSSNNVALGMVVKGELDLSNNFLPGIAALVKQGYVKTYYDGPPYMLSANTAFLWLNLTKKPLNDPAFRRAIAFAIDTQKIVNVAYAGLVQAADPTGLLPTWSKYVDKDVVAKYGFKYDTARAKKILADAGYKDVDGDGFVEAPDGSKIRLSVIVPFGWTDWMESIKIVAEGCKAAGINVEPEYPDFGGYSDQLYGGTFDMAINNFGSGLSNTPWTFYNWVFYHPISDNMPNGNFGRYNNQQVFDLVEELNRVPTDDTEGMKAVISKIQEIQLKEMVAIPLWFNGLWAQFNTSVWTNWPTSAKDTPDYMPCLWGGYVQVGGLLTLTELKPAQQ, encoded by the coding sequence ATGAGAAAAGCCTTTACCGTGGTCCTGAGTCTCTTCCTCCTTGCGGGTGTGGTGTTCGCGAGCGGTCAAGCTGCCCAGCAGGCCGGCGCGGCTCCCTCTCAGCAGGTGGTGGAGTTCCCCAGGAACGAGACCCTGTACTCCAGCGGTACCATGTGGGCTCCTCCGTCCAACTGGAACCCCTATACCCCGTGGGCGGTGGCCACAGGGACCATCGGTCTCTGCTACGAGCCTCTCTTCCTCTATGATCCGCTCAAGGACGAGTTCATCCCATGGCTCGCCGAGAGCGGGAAGTGGGTCGACGACAAGACGTACGAACTGAAGGTGAGAGAGGGGATCACGTGGCAGGACGGCAAGCCTCTCACCGCCGAGGACGTGAAGTTCACCTTCGAGCTCGCCAAGCAGCAGAGCGTGTCCCTGAGCGCCATCTGGGACTGGCTCGCCGAGATCGTGAAGGTCGACGATTACACCTTGCGGTTCACGTTCAGCGATCCCCGTTACCAGTCGTGGGACAACATCCTCTACACCCAGGGGATCGTGCCCAAGCACATCTTCGAGGGCAAGGAGGACGTGGCCAACGATGCGAACGAGAACCCCGTGGGTTCCGGTGCCTACAAGTATTACGGGCACAGCGAAGACCGCATGATCTGGGTGCGGAACGACGACTGGTGGGCCACGAAGCTCCTCGGCAAGAAGGTTGCTCCCAAGTACATCGTCGACATCCGCAACTCGAGCAACAACGTGGCGCTCGGCATGGTGGTGAAGGGTGAGCTCGACCTGTCCAACAACTTCCTGCCCGGGATCGCCGCCCTGGTGAAGCAGGGGTACGTGAAGACCTACTACGACGGGCCTCCGTACATGCTCTCGGCTAACACCGCTTTCCTCTGGCTCAACCTTACGAAGAAGCCCCTCAATGATCCTGCTTTCCGGAGGGCGATCGCCTTCGCCATTGACACCCAGAAGATCGTGAACGTGGCCTACGCAGGTCTCGTCCAGGCTGCGGATCCGACCGGCTTGTTGCCCACCTGGAGTAAGTACGTGGACAAGGACGTGGTGGCGAAGTACGGGTTCAAGTACGATACCGCTCGGGCGAAGAAGATCCTCGCCGATGCGGGTTACAAGGACGTGGACGGTGACGGGTTCGTCGAGGCGCCGGACGGGTCCAAGATCAGGCTCTCGGTGATCGTGCCGTTCGGGTGGACCGACTGGATGGAGTCCATCAAGATCGTGGCCGAGGGGTGTAAGGCCGCGGGTATCAACGTGGAACCCGAGTATCCCGACTTCGGTGGGTACAGCGATCAGCTCTACGGCGGCACCTTCGATATGGCGATCAACAACTTCGGCTCCGGTCTCAGCAACACGCCGTGGACCTTCTACAACTGGGTGTTCTACCATCCCATCTCGGACAATATGCCCAACGGTAACTTCGGCCGGTATAACAACCAGCAGGTCTTCGACCTCGTGGAAGAGCTCAACCGTGTGCCCACCGACGATACCGAAGGCATGAAAGCCGTGATCTCCAAGATCCAGGAGATCCAGCTCAAGGAGATGGTGGCCATCCCGCTCTGGTTCAACGGCCTCTGGGCCCAGTTCAACACCTCGGTGTGGACCAACTGGCCCACCTCAGCCAAGGATACGCCCGACTACATGCCGTGTCTGTGGGGCGGGTACGTCCAGGTGGGCGGTCTCCTCACCCTCACCGAACTCAAGCCCGCACAGCAGTAA
- a CDS encoding glycoside hydrolase family 130 protein, with amino-acid sequence MVTVTRVPVKLRPNPQRVLLRYFTPGEKERIEHVLARILTLSEEEVTEHLSSISARFSHHESYLKERLSSHFERIRPYLFLDAELSEERKLFIGSFFTSEYSIEASALFNPSIVPHPDQSGLPEGAIRFVLSLRATGEGHISSLVFREGVFHPDGRVTVEESGARYVLPPQVIANSTYNKREFIAKLTEAGYYNEYAELLLSPLGEEFGYRDLIRRIEELREATPTHTRPFLGTLEAIEWLASFNQEVYFPPDVPIDRRVIPPATVVDLKGIEDARFVRFVDERGAVTYYATYTAYDGTSFSPQLLATKDFTHFRFISLTGKAVKNKGFALFPRKIGGKYCMLGRQDNETITLMFSDHLSFWNEYRIILRPKYVWEFIQMGNCGPPIETEAGWLVITHGVGPMRHYALGAVLLDREDPLRVLGRLRDPLLEAVGEERAGYVPNVLYSCGSLLHEGRLLIPYAMSDYVTSFAIVQVDELLEELLHCGP; translated from the coding sequence ATGGTCACGGTCACGCGAGTCCCCGTGAAATTGAGACCCAACCCTCAACGTGTCCTCCTTCGGTATTTCACTCCCGGCGAAAAGGAGCGGATAGAACACGTCCTCGCGAGGATACTCACCCTCTCGGAAGAAGAGGTGACGGAGCATCTTTCCTCGATATCAGCGCGTTTCTCCCACCATGAGTCCTACCTGAAGGAACGCCTCTCCAGTCACTTCGAAAGGATACGACCCTACCTCTTCCTGGATGCCGAACTCTCGGAGGAGAGAAAACTCTTCATCGGGAGCTTCTTCACGAGCGAGTATTCCATAGAGGCCTCGGCGCTCTTCAATCCATCCATCGTTCCCCATCCGGATCAGAGCGGGCTCCCCGAGGGGGCCATCCGCTTCGTCCTCTCCCTACGGGCCACGGGTGAGGGACACATCTCCTCCCTCGTCTTCAGGGAAGGGGTCTTCCATCCCGACGGCCGGGTGACGGTGGAGGAATCCGGGGCCCGCTACGTCCTTCCCCCTCAAGTCATCGCCAATTCCACCTACAACAAGAGGGAGTTCATCGCAAAGCTCACTGAGGCGGGCTACTACAACGAGTACGCCGAACTGCTCCTCTCCCCTCTCGGAGAAGAGTTCGGCTACCGCGATCTCATCCGGAGGATCGAAGAGCTCAGGGAGGCCACCCCCACCCACACGCGCCCATTCCTCGGAACGCTCGAGGCGATAGAGTGGCTCGCGAGCTTCAACCAAGAGGTATACTTCCCGCCGGACGTACCGATCGACCGGCGGGTGATCCCCCCCGCGACCGTGGTCGATCTCAAGGGGATAGAGGACGCCCGGTTCGTACGCTTCGTGGACGAAAGGGGAGCCGTCACCTACTATGCGACCTACACCGCCTATGACGGCACGAGCTTCTCACCACAGCTCCTCGCGACCAAGGACTTCACCCACTTCAGGTTCATCTCGCTCACGGGCAAGGCGGTGAAGAACAAAGGCTTCGCCCTCTTTCCCCGGAAGATAGGGGGAAAGTACTGCATGCTCGGCCGCCAGGACAACGAGACCATCACCCTCATGTTCTCCGACCACCTGAGCTTCTGGAACGAGTACCGGATCATCCTGAGACCGAAGTATGTGTGGGAGTTCATCCAGATGGGGAACTGTGGACCGCCCATAGAGACCGAGGCGGGGTGGCTCGTGATCACCCACGGCGTGGGGCCCATGCGCCACTACGCTCTGGGGGCGGTGCTCCTCGATCGTGAAGACCCCCTCCGCGTCCTCGGGCGACTCAGGGATCCGCTCCTGGAAGCGGTGGGTGAGGAGCGGGCGGGATACGTGCCGAACGTACTCTACAGCTGCGGCTCCCTCCTGCACGAGGGGAGGCTCCTCATCCCCTACGCGATGTCCGACTACGTGACGAGCTTCGCCATCGTACAGGTGGATGAGCTTCTCGAGGAACTACTTCACTGCGGTCCCTAG
- a CDS encoding ABC transporter ATP-binding protein, translating into MSLQIENLRVYYQTLRGDVKALDGVSFTIGDGEIMGLAGESGCGKSTLGNSLVLLKPPMRYVEGSVTVDGDDLPIWDFERMNDYRYRTISTVPQYAMNAMNPTRKIGRMIAEILEAKGESFEALLPELTRRLELVELPEKVLDMYPIELSGGMKQRMVMVISTLLNPSVLIADEITSALDVSTQKAIAEMLVEFRNREFVKSMIVITHDVSILYQIADSIMVMYAGKFAERAPTSTLIREPRHPYTQMLISSLPEIGVKFGEKRLKGIPGKPPLLLDPPRGCRFRDRCPFAHERCVEEPPVIEVEKGHWVSCWKEVGSDA; encoded by the coding sequence ATGAGTCTACAGATAGAGAATCTCAGGGTGTACTATCAGACCCTCCGGGGTGATGTGAAGGCCCTCGACGGGGTCTCCTTCACCATAGGAGACGGAGAGATCATGGGGCTCGCGGGAGAGTCGGGGTGCGGAAAGTCCACGCTGGGCAACAGTCTGGTGCTCCTCAAGCCGCCCATGCGCTATGTGGAGGGCTCGGTCACCGTGGACGGGGACGATCTTCCCATATGGGACTTCGAGAGGATGAACGACTATCGGTACCGCACCATCTCCACCGTGCCGCAGTATGCCATGAATGCGATGAATCCCACGAGGAAGATCGGGCGGATGATCGCCGAGATCCTCGAGGCGAAGGGGGAGAGTTTCGAAGCCCTGCTCCCCGAGCTCACACGCCGTCTCGAGCTCGTGGAGCTGCCTGAGAAGGTGCTCGACATGTACCCCATCGAGCTTTCCGGTGGGATGAAGCAGCGGATGGTGATGGTGATCTCCACCCTCCTCAACCCCTCGGTCCTCATCGCCGACGAGATCACCTCGGCCCTCGACGTCTCCACCCAGAAGGCGATCGCCGAGATGCTGGTGGAGTTCCGCAACAGGGAGTTCGTGAAGTCGATGATCGTCATCACCCATGACGTTTCGATCCTCTACCAGATCGCCGACAGCATCATGGTGATGTACGCGGGCAAGTTCGCCGAGCGGGCCCCCACCTCCACGCTCATCCGGGAGCCTCGGCACCCCTACACACAGATGCTCATCTCGTCGCTCCCCGAGATAGGGGTGAAGTTCGGTGAGAAGCGGCTCAAGGGAATACCGGGCAAGCCGCCCCTCCTCCTCGATCCTCCCCGGGGATGCAGATTCAGGGACAGGTGCCCGTTTGCCCACGAGCGGTGTGTGGAGGAACCACCCGTGATCGAAGTGGAGAAAGGACACTGGGTATCCTGCTGGAAGGAGGTAGGGAGCGATGCTTGA